One region of Nitrosopumilaceae archaeon genomic DNA includes:
- a CDS encoding restriction endonuclease subunit S gives MKSEFILEDNISVNNSRDWIVKKLGLLGKIVTGKTPPTTHPEYFGSDYPFLTPSDIKDSKFVDIVERGLSKKGLELLENFKIPPSSVTVSCIGSDMGKAVMIKKSCITNQQFNSIIPNELVEPNFLYYSLSNMKNLLKMMAAGGTAQPILNKSDFAEIPILIPPIEIQKKISLILSGLDDIIELLKKQNFTLEKIIQSIFKSWFIDFGGQIEFVDSELGDIPKGWRVTKIGSELKVITGGTPSRNNQTYWRNGTIPWITSKKTGELRIISPDEYITEEGKERSSTQEIPKRSTVLAIIGNTIGKVSLVEISCCINQNVAAVLCNNEISSEFIYGWIKHMINEITSWKSGGAQASLNQNSIKQSSLLIPDQNSLKKYTETARPIFDLIESNSIMTNKFEKIRDALLPKLISGEIQV, from the coding sequence TTGAAATCTGAATTTATTTTAGAAGATAATATTTCAGTGAACAATTCACGAGATTGGATTGTAAAAAAATTAGGTCTATTAGGAAAAATAGTTACTGGAAAAACACCACCTACCACACATCCGGAATATTTCGGTTCTGACTATCCTTTTTTAACACCAAGTGATATCAAAGATTCTAAATTCGTAGATATCGTAGAAAGAGGATTATCAAAGAAAGGCCTTGAGCTATTAGAAAATTTTAAGATTCCTCCTTCTAGCGTCACAGTATCTTGTATTGGCTCAGATATGGGAAAGGCAGTGATGATAAAAAAATCATGTATCACAAATCAGCAGTTTAACTCTATCATACCAAATGAGTTAGTCGAACCCAATTTTCTATACTATTCCCTATCAAATATGAAAAATTTACTCAAAATGATGGCTGCTGGTGGAACGGCACAACCAATTTTGAATAAATCTGATTTTGCTGAAATCCCCATCTTAATTCCACCAATTGAAATTCAAAAAAAAATCAGTTTAATTCTATCAGGTTTGGATGACATAATAGAATTATTAAAAAAACAGAATTTCACATTGGAAAAAATTATTCAATCAATCTTCAAATCATGGTTTATTGATTTTGGTGGACAGATAGAGTTTGTTGATTCAGAATTAGGTGACATACCAAAAGGATGGCGAGTAACAAAAATAGGTTCCGAGTTAAAAGTAATCACTGGAGGTACACCTTCACGTAATAATCAAACATATTGGAGAAATGGAACCATCCCATGGATCACTTCTAAGAAAACAGGAGAATTGAGAATTATTTCTCCGGATGAATATATCACAGAAGAGGGAAAGGAGAGATCATCAACACAAGAAATTCCAAAAAGATCTACGGTATTAGCAATAATTGGTAATACCATTGGCAAAGTAAGTTTAGTCGAAATTTCTTGCTGTATAAATCAAAACGTGGCCGCAGTATTATGTAATAATGAGATTTCATCAGAATTCATCTATGGGTGGATTAAACATATGATCAATGAAATTACTTCGTGGAAGAGTGGTGGTGCTCAAGCTTCATTAAATCAAAATTCAATAAAACAGTCATCACTATTAATCCCAGATCAAAATTCTTTAAAAAAATATACTGAAACAGCAAGGCCAATTTTTGATCTAATAGAATCAAATTCTATAATGACAAATAAGTTTGAAAAAATTAGAGATGCTCTACTTCCAAAACTAATCTCAGGAGAAATTCAAGTATGA
- a CDS encoding type I restriction endonuclease subunit R, with product MTQIKLDEGWVEEAAHRLFEKLHYDTQWGPDHNPGTENPERQSLTEVILERRLKQNLEKINPGLPDQAYEMAIGALHTISSPNIMESNRKFHHLLLNGFTVKIQDKDGKTFPKLVNFVDWEHPEENNFLAVRQFIVEQHKKRRADHVIFLNGIPIVIFEYKNPFDISTTIIDAFNQIGETDYQLYIPKLFHYNTFNVISDRKLARYGTFESPFEFFFTWYEKDDPGEEKDPERFRLDYLIEQAFEKESLINIIYNFIEFEDNGSKIIKKIGRKHQIKAINQLVERAKKVYDDPNEDRIGVVFHSTGSGKSMSMIFFTEMVSRVKKMDNPTFVVITDRNDLDEQLSDFFKVAGFPYPKPNVTLQEADSIEDLREKLKIPAGNIIFTTIQKFQTTKEEREGNVRYPKLSDRRNIIIIADEAHRSQYKKMAINLKVALPNALKVGFTATPIELEDRSTTDVFGPVITRYTQSESVKDGTTVDIAYDGRLLPQHLLNKFIGRDYDEITENLSEEQSEAVAKKWSDLVTLVEREERIEEISKDVVFHFNSKKKLIPKGKAMLCATTKKAAGMYYEYINKQPNHPKCICVISGASNIKDPTQKQQEKNEYLKEHYRTKQQVKDLVEDFKDENNDIELLIVCDMYLTGFDAPLVHTLYVDKPLRDHNLFQATSRVNRKWKPTKSVGLVIDYIGIADDLKKSFKAFNDADIKEAMKPTAEILLYMKKKHTELLSFFENPVDNRNELSTEEFDELFLNAVNEIVATEELKTKFFQNVTELTKAYAVCTPNPACLDVEDDLEFFQNLRRYVTKNTVQHPFIPQEIDASVKELVEKGIASAKAFEKFTLNYDPEKFELNPEYLKKIAKMKQKNLKVELANKLLDDAIKTKFTRNEVAKKSFQERIEKALSNYHSRFENFETVWGKMEQVSDDIYKQKKKEEELGLTEQEIVFYDAVSQGKEYAKSDKTIIEIASELTDFMKRNTTVDWLNQESIKAKIRSGIKKILIDHDFPVESFEKLVPVIMQQAENNFSDLI from the coding sequence ATGACACAAATAAAATTAGATGAAGGTTGGGTAGAAGAGGCAGCACATCGTCTATTTGAAAAATTACATTACGATACTCAATGGGGACCAGATCATAACCCTGGTACAGAAAATCCGGAAAGGCAATCACTAACGGAGGTCATTCTAGAAAGGAGACTAAAACAAAACCTAGAAAAAATCAATCCTGGACTACCAGATCAAGCCTATGAGATGGCAATAGGAGCATTACATACAATTTCTTCGCCAAATATTATGGAAAGTAATCGTAAATTTCATCATTTACTACTTAACGGCTTTACAGTAAAAATTCAAGATAAGGACGGTAAGACATTCCCAAAACTAGTCAATTTTGTAGATTGGGAACACCCAGAAGAGAATAATTTTCTTGCAGTACGACAATTTATTGTAGAGCAACACAAAAAAAGACGTGCTGATCATGTTATATTTCTTAATGGAATTCCAATTGTCATCTTTGAATACAAAAATCCTTTTGATATCTCAACAACAATAATAGATGCGTTTAATCAGATAGGTGAAACAGATTATCAATTATATATTCCAAAATTATTTCACTATAATACATTTAACGTAATAAGCGATAGAAAACTCGCAAGGTACGGGACATTTGAATCGCCTTTTGAATTTTTCTTTACATGGTATGAAAAAGATGATCCAGGAGAAGAAAAAGACCCAGAAAGATTTCGATTGGATTATTTAATAGAACAAGCTTTTGAGAAAGAATCTTTAATAAATATAATTTACAACTTTATTGAATTTGAAGACAATGGTTCTAAAATCATAAAAAAGATTGGAAGAAAACACCAAATCAAGGCCATTAATCAGCTAGTGGAGCGGGCAAAAAAAGTCTATGATGATCCAAATGAAGACAGAATAGGTGTAGTATTCCACAGTACAGGTTCTGGAAAGTCAATGTCAATGATATTTTTTACAGAAATGGTTTCCCGTGTCAAAAAAATGGACAATCCCACATTTGTTGTAATTACAGATAGAAATGATCTAGATGAGCAGTTATCTGATTTCTTTAAAGTGGCTGGATTTCCATATCCAAAACCAAATGTCACATTGCAAGAAGCAGACAGCATTGAAGATTTGCGGGAGAAATTAAAAATCCCTGCGGGAAACATAATATTTACAACAATTCAAAAATTCCAAACAACCAAGGAAGAAAGAGAAGGAAATGTAAGATATCCGAAATTATCAGATAGACGAAATATCATCATTATTGCTGATGAGGCACACCGCTCTCAATACAAAAAGATGGCCATAAATCTCAAAGTAGCTCTTCCTAATGCACTCAAAGTTGGTTTTACTGCTACCCCAATTGAGCTTGAAGATCGCTCTACTACCGATGTTTTTGGGCCTGTAATTACTAGATACACCCAATCTGAATCAGTAAAGGATGGAACTACAGTTGATATTGCATATGATGGCAGACTATTGCCACAACACCTGTTAAACAAATTCATTGGAAGAGACTATGATGAAATTACTGAAAATCTTAGTGAAGAACAGAGTGAAGCGGTTGCAAAAAAATGGTCCGACTTGGTGACACTTGTTGAACGTGAAGAAAGAATTGAAGAAATTTCAAAAGATGTTGTCTTTCATTTTAATTCAAAAAAGAAGCTGATTCCAAAAGGAAAAGCAATGCTTTGTGCTACAACAAAAAAAGCAGCTGGAATGTATTATGAATACATAAACAAACAACCAAACCATCCAAAGTGTATCTGTGTAATTTCTGGAGCATCAAACATAAAGGATCCAACACAAAAACAACAAGAAAAAAATGAATATCTAAAAGAACATTATAGAACAAAACAACAAGTCAAAGATCTTGTTGAAGATTTTAAAGATGAGAATAATGATATAGAATTACTTATTGTATGTGACATGTATCTAACTGGATTTGATGCCCCGCTAGTTCATACACTATATGTTGACAAACCACTAAGAGATCATAATCTATTCCAAGCTACATCTAGGGTAAATAGGAAATGGAAACCAACAAAATCAGTTGGCTTGGTCATAGATTATATTGGAATTGCAGATGATTTAAAAAAATCATTCAAAGCTTTCAATGATGCAGATATTAAAGAAGCAATGAAGCCAACAGCAGAAATTCTTCTATATATGAAGAAAAAACATACTGAATTATTGAGCTTCTTTGAAAATCCAGTTGATAATAGAAACGAACTATCTACAGAAGAATTTGATGAGTTATTTCTAAATGCTGTAAATGAAATTGTTGCAACTGAGGAATTAAAGACAAAATTTTTCCAAAATGTTACAGAGCTAACAAAAGCATATGCTGTATGTACCCCCAATCCTGCATGTCTTGACGTAGAAGATGATTTAGAATTTTTTCAAAATCTCCGAAGATATGTTACAAAAAATACTGTACAACACCCATTCATTCCCCAAGAAATAGATGCCTCTGTTAAGGAATTAGTTGAAAAGGGAATTGCTAGTGCTAAGGCGTTTGAGAAATTTACCCTCAACTATGATCCTGAAAAATTTGAACTAAATCCAGAGTATCTAAAAAAGATTGCAAAAATGAAACAAAAAAACCTCAAAGTAGAATTAGCAAACAAATTACTCGATGATGCAATAAAAACAAAATTTACACGAAATGAAGTAGCAAAAAAATCATTTCAAGAAAGAATTGAAAAAGCCTTGTCAAATTATCATTCTCGTTTTGAAAATTTTGAAACCGTGTGGGGAAAAATGGAGCAGGTGTCAGATGACATATACAAACAGAAAAAGAAAGAAGAAGAATTAGGATTAACGGAACAAGAAATTGTGTTTTATGATGCAGTTTCTCAAGGAAAAGAATATGCCAAATCAGATAAAACGATTATAGAGATTGCATCAGAGTTGACTGATTTTATGAAACGTAACACGACTGTTGATTGGTTAAACCAGGAAAGCATAAAGGCCAAGATTCGTTCAGGAATAAAGAAAATTTTAATCGATCATGATTTTCCAGTAGAGTCCTTTGAAAAATTAGTTCCGGTGATAATGCAGCAAGCGGAGAATAATTTTTCTGATTTGATATAA
- a CDS encoding restriction endonuclease subunit S — protein MKKKYFKLSEIADVLMGQSPPGSSYNVGREGMPLLNGPTEFGTYHPTPKTWTTKITKICQQGDLLFCVRGSTTGRMNWADQSYCLGRGLCAIKGKSDEIDTKFTFYSILANFSELLAIANGSVFPNLSHTDIKNFEIFIPELSIRKKAVQILDSLDKKIILLGNKNKSLEKIVESIFKSWFIDFDGQEEFVDSELGQIPKGWKVGEISDAVTIFDYKRVPLSELEREKRPGIFPYYGASGIIDYIDDYLFDGEYLLASEDGENLRSRKTPIIFFAVGKFWVNNHAHILQGKNNFSNNFLWILFKNLDLAPWITGAVQPKLNQENLLSIPIIIPEKEILLKFNSITKIMSESIHKNLMLMDILTKIRDSLLPKLMSGEISV, from the coding sequence ATGAAAAAAAAGTATTTTAAACTATCTGAAATTGCAGATGTTTTAATGGGACAGTCCCCTCCTGGTTCTTCATATAACGTAGGGAGAGAGGGCATGCCTTTACTAAATGGACCTACAGAATTCGGAACTTATCACCCAACACCAAAAACTTGGACAACAAAAATTACAAAAATCTGCCAACAGGGCGATTTATTATTTTGTGTACGAGGTTCCACAACGGGTAGAATGAATTGGGCTGATCAAAGTTACTGTTTAGGAAGAGGACTTTGCGCTATCAAAGGTAAATCAGATGAGATCGATACTAAATTTACATTCTATTCAATTTTAGCAAATTTTTCAGAACTGCTTGCTATTGCAAATGGTTCTGTATTCCCAAATCTTTCTCATACAGATATAAAAAATTTTGAAATTTTTATTCCTGAATTATCAATTAGAAAAAAAGCTGTACAAATTCTGGATTCACTAGATAAAAAAATAATCCTATTGGGAAATAAGAATAAAAGTCTGGAAAAAATCGTTGAATCAATTTTCAAATCATGGTTTATTGATTTTGATGGACAGGAAGAATTTGTTGATTCTGAATTAGGTCAAATTCCAAAAGGATGGAAAGTTGGTGAAATTAGTGATGCAGTTACAATATTTGATTACAAACGAGTACCATTATCTGAACTTGAAAGAGAAAAACGACCTGGGATTTTTCCTTATTATGGTGCATCTGGAATAATCGACTATATTGACGACTATCTATTTGATGGTGAATATTTACTAGCTTCAGAAGATGGAGAAAACTTGCGTAGTAGAAAGACACCGATAATATTTTTTGCTGTTGGAAAATTTTGGGTTAATAATCATGCTCACATTTTACAGGGAAAAAATAATTTTAGTAACAATTTTCTTTGGATTTTATTTAAAAATTTGGATCTTGCACCATGGATCACTGGTGCAGTTCAACCAAAATTAAATCAAGAAAATTTGCTTTCCATTCCAATAATTATTCCTGAAAAAGAAATCCTGTTAAAGTTTAATTCAATTACAAAAATTATGTCAGAATCAATTCACAAAAATTTAATGTTGATGGATATTTTAACAAAAATTCGGGATTCTCTTCTTCCAAAATTAATGTCTGGAGAGATAAGTGTATGA
- a CDS encoding HNH endonuclease signature motif containing protein: MNKKQRNFWYPKIVAKQGGEFCLGCGLIKEKTSDQILLIDHKDNIKNHNIIENLQLLCRTCNRIKNPSKIVQYERPMTPEMIKNVRGEAKFRHWLVNKILENHSILLVEAKFGGAEVCGLGPDTIAKYIGKVVSNEGWYTIDQDNNGEEIIVFKGDERSLEEELEQSRVNYNSHHI, encoded by the coding sequence ATGAACAAAAAACAACGTAATTTTTGGTATCCGAAGATAGTTGCAAAACAAGGGGGCGAGTTTTGCCTTGGGTGTGGATTAATAAAGGAAAAGACTTCCGATCAGATTCTTTTGATTGATCACAAAGACAATATAAAAAATCATAACATCATTGAAAACCTACAGTTACTGTGCCGTACATGTAACAGGATAAAGAATCCAAGTAAAATCGTACAATACGAGAGGCCAATGACACCGGAAATGATTAAGAATGTAAGGGGTGAAGCCAAGTTTCGCCATTGGTTAGTCAACAAAATTCTAGAGAATCATTCTATTTTGTTAGTGGAAGCCAAATTTGGCGGGGCAGAGGTATGCGGCCTAGGCCCTGATACCATAGCGAAGTATATTGGAAAGGTTGTAAGTAATGAAGGGTGGTACACCATAGACCAAGATAACAACGGCGAGGAAATAATAGTATTCAAAGGTGATGAACGAAGTCTTGAAGAAGAATTAGAACAGAGCCGAGTAAACTACAATTCACACCATATCTGA
- a CDS encoding site-specific integrase: MEKSLIVFEKFIRSEATKKIYLHYFNTFLKWAQRNVEKLVTADGLLQLKDEKLQEIVEDYLMYLRKRLSPNSIPAIIAALELFFSMNDKNIQFKKIRRMVPTATKKSGHAAWSTTDIQKILQNTVSKRDRAFVHLLASTGCRIGALQELKVKHMSGMPDNCKSVLFYEGSNEEYFGFLTPEANNAVEEYLEERRKDGEYIDQNSPVFRSSYQVGVQKVKPMSTASAKMIALRLANSVVRTKQGSRYTVMAAHGFRKRFNTILKNNNEGNIALKEKLMGHRGVFALDGSYHDPDVKTLFNEFKIHTANLTISDSDRQKMEIQKQQEKISDLETKNKKISDLEERLDKMEMGYYRTNEVAKNWQELPKE; this comes from the coding sequence ATGGAAAAGAGCCTGATTGTCTTTGAAAAATTCATTAGATCAGAAGCCACAAAAAAGATCTACCTACATTACTTTAATACATTCCTAAAATGGGCTCAAAGGAACGTTGAGAAGCTAGTCACAGCTGATGGATTATTGCAACTAAAAGATGAAAAACTCCAAGAAATTGTGGAAGACTACCTGATGTATCTCAGAAAGAGGCTATCACCTAATTCAATACCCGCTATCATAGCTGCTTTGGAATTATTTTTCTCCATGAATGACAAGAACATTCAGTTCAAAAAAATTCGTAGGATGGTGCCTACAGCAACAAAGAAGTCTGGACATGCGGCGTGGTCTACAACTGACATACAAAAAATACTACAAAATACTGTATCCAAGCGAGATCGGGCATTTGTACATCTTCTAGCTTCGACGGGTTGTAGAATAGGTGCTTTACAAGAATTAAAGGTGAAACACATGTCGGGAATGCCTGACAATTGTAAAAGTGTATTATTTTATGAGGGTTCCAACGAGGAATATTTTGGATTCTTAACACCTGAAGCTAACAATGCTGTAGAAGAATATTTGGAAGAGCGGAGAAAGGATGGCGAATACATAGATCAAAATTCTCCAGTATTCCGTTCGTCATACCAAGTAGGTGTACAAAAAGTTAAACCAATGAGTACAGCTTCTGCCAAGATGATTGCCTTGCGTCTTGCCAATTCTGTCGTAAGGACCAAGCAGGGTAGTAGATATACAGTGATGGCAGCTCATGGATTCAGAAAAAGATTCAATACAATTCTGAAAAACAATAACGAAGGAAATATTGCATTAAAAGAAAAACTGATGGGTCATAGAGGAGTTTTTGCTTTAGATGGAAGCTACCATGATCCAGATGTTAAAACCTTATTTAATGAATTTAAAATTCATACTGCCAATTTGACTATAAGTGATTCCGACAGACAGAAGATGGAAATTCAAAAACAGCAGGAGAAGATTTCAGATCTTGAGACTAAAAACAAGAAAATATCAGATTTAGAAGAACGCTTGGATAAGATGGAAATGGGATACTATCGTACAAATGAGGTTGCCAAGAACTGGCAAGAATTACCTAAAGAATGA
- the gatD gene encoding Glu-tRNA(Gln) amidotransferase subunit GatD yields MSNHSGYKGKSLEFLEKHNLQVGNIVSVETDYTYSGILMPRYEYNDDKHIVLKLKSGYNIGLEIDKIKKIGIESSVSTKKENTVQPHVDPKLPKILLVSTGGTIASKIDYRTGGVTPALTAAELNATVPELSKIANIDTEVLFSEYSENLLPEHWKIIAEKINTHVKSEYKGIIIAHGTDTMQYTAAALSFSLSGIPIPIALVGSQRSSDRPSSDAALNLISAVRFLVKCNTGGIYVVMHNNTSDDDVACHWGTRVRKNHTSKRNAFQTIGGAPAFIVKKDKIEKNPQFNVIKKDYVPKINFDTRIALVKYYPGLDPKILDHIISSGYKAIIFEGTGLGHIGKVMYEYVGKAKKKGLFLGMTSQCIDGMVRMTVYESGRDLLNLGIIPLGNMIPETALVKAMWALGNSKTIEVMEKVMKENIAMEFSD; encoded by the coding sequence ATGTCTAATCACAGCGGATACAAGGGCAAATCTCTTGAATTTTTAGAAAAACACAATCTTCAGGTAGGTAATATCGTCAGCGTTGAAACAGATTATACCTATTCTGGAATTTTGATGCCACGTTATGAGTATAATGATGATAAGCACATAGTTTTGAAGCTTAAGAGTGGATACAACATAGGCTTGGAAATAGATAAAATTAAAAAAATTGGAATAGAATCTTCAGTGAGTACAAAAAAAGAAAACACAGTACAGCCGCATGTAGATCCAAAACTACCAAAAATTCTCCTTGTCTCTACTGGCGGCACAATTGCAAGTAAAATAGATTATAGAACTGGTGGAGTAACTCCTGCATTAACAGCCGCAGAACTTAATGCCACAGTACCAGAACTTTCAAAAATAGCAAACATAGACACAGAAGTACTTTTTTCAGAATATTCTGAAAATTTACTTCCAGAACACTGGAAAATAATTGCAGAAAAAATTAACACGCATGTGAAATCAGAGTACAAAGGAATAATCATAGCTCATGGTACAGATACTATGCAATATACAGCAGCTGCGCTATCATTTTCTTTATCAGGAATTCCAATTCCAATAGCTCTGGTCGGTTCACAAAGATCTTCTGACAGACCATCCTCTGATGCTGCACTTAATCTAATTTCTGCAGTAAGATTTCTTGTAAAATGTAATACTGGTGGCATTTATGTTGTAATGCACAATAACACAAGTGATGATGATGTTGCTTGTCATTGGGGAACAAGAGTACGTAAAAATCATACAAGTAAACGTAATGCATTTCAAACAATTGGTGGAGCTCCTGCTTTTATTGTAAAAAAAGATAAAATCGAAAAAAACCCACAGTTTAATGTCATAAAAAAAGACTATGTTCCAAAAATTAATTTTGATACACGTATTGCTTTAGTAAAATATTATCCGGGACTTGATCCAAAAATACTAGATCACATTATCAGTTCGGGTTACAAAGCAATAATTTTTGAGGGAACCGGTCTTGGACATATTGGGAAAGTCATGTATGAATACGTAGGAAAAGCAAAAAAGAAAGGGCTCTTTCTTGGAATGACATCTCAATGTATAGACGGCATGGTACGAATGACTGTCTATGAAAGCGGCAGAGATCTGCTTAATTTAGGAATTATTCCTCTTGGAAATATGATTCCAGAAACTGCTCTTGTAAAAGCAATGTGGGCACTTGGTAATTCAAAAACCATAGAGGTTATGGAAAAAGTTATGAAAGAAAATATCGCTATGGAATTTTCAGACTAA
- the gatE gene encoding Glu-tRNA(Gln) amidotransferase subunit GatE, with amino-acid sequence MSELQIDKIGLKVGLEIHQQLATGKKLFCNCPPIESEEYPIKFFRKLRLAKSELGEFDPTAVFERSKNKTIVYHANPASSCLVEQDEEPPHDVNVETKEIALIIAASLKSNIFNEIHVMRKLVIDGSNTSGFQRTMLISQGGYLEVDGKKIGVQSICLEEDAAKLLNDTTDVREYSLDRLGIPLIEIALDPVSGKPEEVRKIALSLGRLLRATKKVERGLGSIRQDVNVSIQGGNVVEVKGVQQLDQLEKVIAYEAKRQHGLNIIAEKLRQIETERIAKERDVKDVSEIFKNCKSKVIQKALKESAIVKAVRIKNFAGMFGFEPYGGIRLGKQLGELVRFFGLGGVFHSDELPNYGIEELEIQQVKKTLDLGLKDGFLILAGEQQKIDLVIESIIKRIEDAKNGVPAETRAATSNGETVFLRPRPGASRMYPETDIPPIIVEKIELEEIQKKIPKSWEETISELQKKYQLNSQLTMQIFDSDYLVLFESICKDNRISPNFVASVLCGTITNLERRGLDSMLLKNNEIENAFNLLADGKIAKESLEIIFESIMSGNARTVYEAMEKTSINKVDSLEFEKILDELVETNLKMIEEHGLRAIGPLMGIAMKTMRGKIDGQKINQLLEEKIKRKLDLTNQ; translated from the coding sequence GTGTCTGAACTTCAAATAGACAAAATTGGACTCAAAGTCGGTCTTGAAATACATCAACAGCTTGCAACAGGCAAGAAATTGTTTTGTAATTGTCCTCCAATAGAATCAGAGGAATATCCAATAAAATTTTTCCGTAAACTCAGACTTGCAAAAAGTGAATTGGGCGAGTTTGATCCTACTGCAGTTTTTGAACGTAGTAAAAATAAAACCATAGTATATCATGCAAATCCTGCAAGTAGTTGTCTTGTAGAACAGGATGAGGAACCTCCTCATGATGTGAATGTCGAAACAAAAGAAATTGCATTGATTATTGCAGCCTCCTTAAAATCAAATATCTTTAATGAAATTCATGTGATGAGAAAGCTTGTGATAGATGGTTCTAACACATCAGGTTTTCAAAGAACCATGCTTATTTCACAAGGCGGTTATCTTGAAGTAGACGGAAAAAAAATTGGCGTCCAAAGCATCTGTTTGGAAGAGGATGCTGCAAAACTTCTGAACGATACCACTGATGTAAGAGAATATAGTTTGGATAGACTTGGTATTCCATTAATAGAGATTGCTTTAGATCCTGTATCTGGCAAACCTGAGGAAGTTAGAAAAATTGCACTTAGTTTAGGTCGGCTTTTACGTGCTACAAAAAAAGTTGAACGAGGTCTAGGATCCATACGACAAGACGTCAATGTCTCCATACAAGGAGGAAATGTGGTTGAAGTAAAGGGAGTACAACAACTTGACCAACTTGAAAAAGTCATAGCATATGAAGCAAAGAGACAACATGGCTTGAATATTATAGCAGAAAAATTACGTCAAATAGAAACAGAAAGAATAGCAAAAGAAAGAGATGTAAAAGACGTTTCAGAGATTTTCAAAAACTGCAAATCAAAAGTTATACAAAAAGCACTCAAAGAAAGTGCAATAGTAAAGGCAGTTAGGATTAAAAATTTTGCAGGAATGTTTGGTTTTGAACCATATGGGGGGATAAGACTTGGAAAACAGCTTGGCGAGCTAGTAAGATTTTTTGGACTTGGAGGTGTATTTCACTCTGATGAGCTTCCAAATTATGGAATAGAAGAGTTAGAGATTCAACAAGTCAAAAAGACATTAGATTTAGGATTAAAGGATGGATTCTTAATTTTGGCTGGAGAACAACAAAAAATTGATCTTGTAATAGAATCAATTATAAAAAGAATAGAGGATGCCAAGAATGGTGTTCCTGCAGAAACGAGAGCGGCAACATCAAATGGTGAAACTGTGTTTTTGAGACCAAGACCTGGTGCATCAAGAATGTATCCTGAAACTGACATTCCTCCCATAATTGTAGAAAAAATCGAACTGGAAGAAATACAAAAAAAAATACCCAAGTCTTGGGAGGAAACCATATCAGAATTACAAAAAAAATACCAATTAAATTCACAGCTTACAATGCAGATATTTGATTCAGATTATCTAGTTTTGTTTGAATCTATTTGTAAAGATAATAGAATTTCTCCAAATTTTGTTGCTTCAGTTCTTTGTGGAACTATTACAAACTTAGAAAGACGTGGATTGGATAGTATGCTATTAAAAAATAATGAAATTGAAAATGCTTTTAACTTACTTGCAGATGGCAAAATTGCAAAAGAATCACTTGAAATAATTTTTGAAAGTATAATGTCAGGTAATGCACGAACAGTTTATGAAGCGATGGAGAAGACATCTATAAACAAAGTAGATTCTTTAGAATTTGAAAAAATATTAGATGAATTGGTAGAGACTAACCTCAAGATGATTGAGGAACATGGATTAAGAGCAATTGGTCCATTAATGGGAATCGCTATGAAAACTATGCGTGGCAAGATTGATGGCCAAAAAATAAACCAATTATTAGAAGAGAAAATAAAACGTAAACTTGATTTAACTAATCAATAA
- a CDS encoding P-II family nitrogen regulator has translation MKKIEAVIAHQKIDGVIESLKKIGVGGFTILDAKGWGKGDRSQMAGQRGTSSYTAGFNIKNYIIIVVEDSIVDKVITTIVGAAGTASPGDGKIFVSTIEDAIDIGSKQKGMHAI, from the coding sequence TTGAAAAAGATTGAAGCAGTGATAGCTCATCAAAAGATAGATGGTGTAATTGAATCCCTGAAAAAAATCGGTGTTGGTGGTTTTACAATACTTGATGCAAAAGGATGGGGGAAAGGAGACAGATCTCAAATGGCAGGTCAAAGAGGTACTTCAAGCTACACTGCAGGTTTCAATATAAAAAACTATATCATTATTGTAGTTGAGGATTCAATTGTAGATAAAGTGATAACAACAATAGTTGGTGCGGCAGGAACAGCCTCACCAGGAGATGGAAAAATTTTTGTCAGTACTATTGAAGATGCTATAGATATAGGTAGTAAGCAAAAGGGAATGCACGCAATTTAG